Genomic window (Polaribacter batillariae):
TTGGGGTACAGGCGCACAGAGTTTAAATGATTATGCCAACCGTTCTTGGGCAGGCTTAACCAAAGGATTTTATAAAAAACGTTGGCAAATGTTTATCGATGATGTTACTACATCCGTAGAAAATAACAAACCGTTTGATAAAGATGCATTCTTTAAAAAAGTAACACAGTTCGAATGGGATTGGACACAAGGAAACGAACTATATGAAGCAAAACCAAAAGGAAATTCGGTTCAAATAGCCAAAGACTTGGTAGCGAAATATCGTACTTATTTTAATAATTAGAATGGTAATTAAAAAAATAGGTGCTTAATATATGATATGTATTGTGGCTATCTATCGAGTTTCTTGTTTTTGCATGGTAGTCAAAAATCTTCTAAAGCTTACAATTAGGGTACTATCATAACAATAGAAACAAAAAAAGAGGAGCTAATAAATTTAAAATATATATGAATAATAAAATATTAAAAATTACCATACTTACTTTTGGAATGTTATTTAACTTTGCTTGTTCGAAACCTGATACTTTAGAAGTAGAAAAAGAACCTGAAGAAATTTTAGAAACAGATACCGAAATAGGTTTCGTAAAAACGTTAAAAGGAAATTATAATGTTGGAGAACAAGTAGAAATTGTTGGTTTCAATATAAAAAACACATCTTCAACAAAAGTAAAAATTACAGAAATTTCATCAAAAATAAGAGGATTTGGAGATGATAAATCAGTAAAATATTCTGCAATAATTTCAGAAAATATTGAGATTCCTATTGGAGGCACATTTTCAACCCCACAAAAATCCATTTTTACAATTCCAAATAGTTTGGCTAAAGATGCCTATGCAGTTTCTATTTATCTAAAATTTTCTGATGGTGCCCAAAGAGAGCTGTATAAAACATTTTTTAGAGTTTCAGATACCCAAACATTACTTACTTATAAAATTGATAAAGAAGAATATAACGGTTTGCCTGTTTTTAAATTAAGAGGTGGCTTAAGTGCAGAATATACGGTTCAAAAATCGGCAGCTTCATTTGTTTCTGGAATTTCACATTCATGGACTTCTCCTATAGAAACCATTGCATCTACACCAGATTTTTTAGAACGTTCGATAAACAACACTATCGATTTTTATGACGGTACTGTTGGAGCAACCACACCTATTGAAACTGTAATTATTTCTACCGGAATTCCAGGCGTACAATATTTGGCTCGTAATATGAAAGGGGTTGTTTTACCATTGCATTTTTTAGTGGCTTCTGGTACTGTAAAAGAAGCACAAACTATTTTAGAGTATGCTAATAATTCTGGTTATAAATCTTATGGTACAATTGGGCATGATTTTTCAATTACAAATACGCAAAGTGTTGGCTGGATAAAATTACTAGATTTACCAACACAATACAAAAAATTTATAGAAGATCATCAAGTAAAAAATGTTATTTTATTAGGGCATACTGGTACCGATGATGGAGAAACACAGGCACAAAAAGTAGCAGATACCCGTGGTAAATACGAAGAAAACTCTTTATATTTAATGCGTTTTTCTGGAGATGCTTCTGATGGATATTTAAAACAAATTTTAAGTGATTACGAGGCTACAAGACTATCAAGTGTAACAAAAGTAGCCGATTGGGAAGCTGGTATTATTCCTGCACAAATAAATAATTTTAGTGCATCTGTAAAAGCAAAAACCAGTGCAACTGTAACTGCGGTAACCGCAAACGATGGTGTGCATTTATGGAATTTAGGAACATATACATCATTAGCATTAATCAAAAAAAATCAAACCATTTTCGAAGTTGGTGGACCTGCTGTAAGAGGTATTTCTACCAACCAATATTTGTTAGGAAACCCAAGTTACGAAAGTTATATTAGATATGTACCTTTCTTGTATTTCGCAGGTTTTACAGCCGAATTTCAATATAATAATTGGTTGAGTACCAAAATAAAATCGGCAGTAAATAGTTATTTTCCAGACATTGTTTTTGAAGATTTAACATTTTGGACAAATGATGCTTCTATGGATGCTTTATTAAAAACAAAAGGCTTAAAAGTTAGGTCTAGTAACTATTCTGCAGGTCAAGTTTGGGATATCAGTAATGGTTTAAATAGCTTAACAGAAGTAAGAGCAGTAGATATTTTGAGCAAAACAACGCCATCTGCATTTAAAACTTGGAACGACAATTTAGAGTTTTTAGATTTAAACGATTTACAAGAGGTTTCAAATAAGTTTCCAGAAATTAAAGTAGAACAAAAATAATTCGATAAATTAAATTTTAATGAAAATCGTAAAGTATATATTCTTAATATTAATTACAGTATTCGTAGGTTGTAAGTCTAAATCTAAGAATAAAGTTGTTGGAAAAGGAATTCCTCCTTTAACAGCAAATATACAGTTTAACAAAGATGCTTATAAAGCAGGAGACCTTATTAAAACAACCATTTCTCTTGAAAATAAAAGTGAAGTAGCTGTGGTTGTAGAAGATTTGGCGCTTAAAATAGTTAATATTTCTAAGGGTTCTGATTCGATTGTAAAAGAGCTGAAAAATGTTGGTTTTAAATGGAAAGCAGGAGAAAAACATACAGAAACATTAAATATTGAGTTGCCAAAAGCTTTTAAAGAAGGCGCTTATGGCGTTTACATCACTCAAAAACAAAAAGGGTTTGAGGCAGATGAAACCTATGAGACGTTTTTCAGAATAATTACAGATGATGAGCTTACCGTTTTTAATATTGAAACAGAAAAAGTAAAGGGTGTTCCTGTTTTTAAATTAGATGGTGGTATGAGTGCAGAATATATCGTTGAGAAATCTGCCGAAAATTTAACTTCTGGAATTTCTCATTCTTGGGAGGTAAATGCACCTGGATCAGGCCCAAATCACGTATTGGGCACACCTAATTACTTAGAAAAATCGGTTAATAAAACCGTCGAATTTTATAACAAAACTTTTGGAGACGATGCAGAAATAGAAACCGTATTAATAAGTACTGGTTTTCCATCAATCCCTTATATTTCTAATGCATTAAAAGCACCAGTTTTACCTTTGCATTTTTTGGTAAGTGTAAATACAGCAAAAGAAATTCAAACCATTTTAAAAACAGCGAACGATAATGGTATTGCGTCTTATGCCACATTAAGTCACGACCCTTCTGTACCTTATGCCGTGTCTTGGATTAAACTGTTAGAATTACCACAAGCATACAAGAACTTCATTAAAAAACACAATGTAAAAAATGTTGTAATTCTGGGAGCCACAGGAACCAATGGTGGAGAAACCAAAGCAAAACAATTGTTATATGATAATAATTTAAAAGGCGAATATGCAGATAGAAGTATTTATATTATGTATCCTGGCACATCTCCAGATGATGTAAAAACTTTAAATGATAAAATTGTTGATTTAAAAGACTTTAAACAGCAAGAAAATTTTATTCAAATAGCAGATTGGGAAAGTGGTATCAACCAAAAACAGTTAACAAATTTTGTTGCAGATGCCAAATCTATTAACAATTCTGTAAACGCCATTACAATTACAGCAGAATCATTAGGCAGGCTATATGCTTTGGGAGGTTATAGTACTTTGGCTTTAATGCACAAAAATAAAGATAAATTTAGTGATGTAAAAGGTGTTATTTTTAATCCGTATTTAATTGCACACCCAACTATTGAGATGAAAAAAGGGTTTGTACCTTTATTGTATTGGCAGTTGGTAGGGGCAAATTACACGGTTTATAATATGGAAAACGACCTCTTAAAAGCGATAAAACATTACTACCCACAAACCAATCCTAAAAAATTAAAACTGTGGCTTAATTCTACTCGAAATTTTGGTGCAAAATGGTCTGCAAATAATTTAAAGAAAGAACTTACCAAAAAAGGATATACCAATTTTGTAGAAAATAATTACGAAGTAGATGAAGTTTGGGATTTATCTGATGAGGTAGATTCACCCAGTGAAAAATTGTTTAAAGAGATTGATAAAACTTATGGTTTCGACAATTTAAAAAAATGGAGAAACTCTCTAAAATCTTTATCTATTGAAGATATGAAAGAATTATCAGAGTTGTTTGGCGGATTTGAAGTTGAAGTAAAATAAATGTTGTTTAGCATTTAAAAAGTGAATGGCACTTTCATGTCTTTATACTTACAAAACTATATTTAAGGATGTGTTATGAAAATTTATGAAGTAAAATCAATTACAGATACTCTTTTAAAGGCAATTAATATTTTAATTCCGCAACTAACTTCAAGTTCTATTCTTTTGACTAAAAAAGAATTAGAAGACATTATAACATCAGAAAACACAGTACTTTTTATTGCAGAAGAAAAAGAGATAATTTTAGGAACTTTAACTTTAGTACTTAATAAAATCCCTACAGGGAGTAAAGCATGGATTGAAGATGTTGTTGTTGATGAAGCAGCCAGAGGGAAAGGCGTGGGAAAAAAAATCACCCAATTTGCTGTAGATTACGCTTTAAATAAAGGCATTACAAAAATAGATTTAACGTCAAGTCCCGAAAGAATAGCTGCAAACAACTTATATCAAAAACTAGGGTTTAAAAAACGCAAAACGAACGTGTATAGATTGCATCGATAAATCATCTATAAAACTGAAATATAAAACATTTTAATTTAAAATATCAATGCTACAAATTAATAAATCTTATTGTTTTTTATCTCTATATTTTTTGAAGCACTAAAATGCAATATATCTTTTAGTTGAATACGATCTTTTGTTTTAATCGTATTCCTTGTGAAGTCGATATTTTCAATATTTTTAGCATAAAGCACTTTTCCTTTTTTTATATTGAATTGATTATCCGATATTCGAATGTTTTTATGAACAAAACGTTCCTTGATAATTTCTGTATTTTCGGGACGAATATTTATTACTGGCTCTCCACATTCCATAAACCTATTGTTTTTAATGGTAACATCAGTTACATAGCCAGATTCAAACCAGCTGTTGGCATCGTTAGCAATTAGAATACCACTCATACTTGTTTTAATAAACTCATTGTTTTCGATTCGCGTTTTTCCTCTGGAGGTAACCAAAATACCACGCGTAGGAATGCGGGTTATTGTGTTGTTTAATATAGTTACATTGGGTGTCCATGTTGTGTTTTCAAGCACATCTTCTAAATGAATATCAGTAGAAATGGGGTTTTCAAGAGTAAGTTCCATTTCCTTTGGGTTTAACAAATTAGCTGTTGCAATTTTGTTTTTTGAATACGGAATTAATGTTGTATTACGAATAAACTCAATACTATCTCCTTCATGAAAGGCTTCGAATCCAAAAGTTTGTGGATGCATAAAACGCACTTTTATTTTTCTGTTAGACAGTTTTTCCACAATACGTAAATGAGTTCCGTGTATGTTAATAGCATCGTCATTGGCTGCTGATAAAAATGAGTTTTTAATGATGATATCTCCTTTACATCCCGAAAAATGAAGAATATCTGCCCATGCAGCACAGGTTCTTTTTGAATTGTCTTTGGGTTTTACAGAAAAGTTATTAAATGTAAGATTTTCACTAAATTGACTTACAACGCCCATACCATGCATAAAATGAATGGTTACATTTTTCCATGTTATATTTTTACTGCTATCGGTAAAAAAGGCAGCGTAATCACGAAATGTATTTCTATTCTGATAGGTATAACCTGCTACAAAGCCTAGGTTTTTATCAAAAAACATGCGTACCTTACTATTTTCCATTTCCAAAAAGCGAAGCTTTTTAGAAGGCATGTATTTTCTAATTACGGTTTTTGCTTTAGGGTTAAACTCTTGCCATAATGGCTGCACCTTATGCTGCCAGTTTTCGCCTACCCAAGTTAAAGTGCTATCAACAATACTGTACTTAGAATCAGGATGAATTTGTATATCAGCAAAATGCTTTGTTGTTTGAACAACCTTAAATTCTGATACAGTAGGACGTTTGTAGTCAAACGATAAATTTTGAATGTTGATGTTTTTTGAATTTTCGATGCCCATTTCCATCACTTTACCTCTAAAAACTATTTCGGCTCCATTTCCATTTAAATGCACGTTCTCGGCATTCAACAAATAAAAAGCCACGGACTTTAAACTGTCAGGAGCATCGTTTGTATTAGAAATTTGAAACTTTTTTTTATAGGCGTTCTTAGGGTAAAAATTATATGTACCTGTTGCAAATTTTACAGTAATCGGATTTTCTTTTGTTCCCTTTCCTGTTAAAAACAAAGATTCTTTAAAATCACCAATAGATAGAATTTCAATAGTATTTCCTTCTGTTAATTGTAGTTCGTTTACCGGTTTGAAAGTTTTCCAAGGATGTGCTTTTTCTAATCCAGAGTTGGTGTCATTACCAATATTTGGGTCTATATAATAAGTAACCCCTGTTTTGGAAAAAACACGATTATGTATTTCTGGGTAGCTATTCTCTGTGGAGGTAGAGTTTTGTACATTGTTACAGCTCCAAATAAAAAAAGAAATAACACAGTAATAATAAATAACGAAAAGGCGATACATTTTCATAATAAAAAATATTCTATTATAGTTTTATAAAAATACGTTTTTTATATAACCAATAAGCAGGTATATAGCAAAGCAAAGTGTAAGCAATAGCGTATAATAAAGATGCTAACTTTGGGGTAACACCCAAAGAAGTTACTGTTTCAAAAAACCAAATATTGGTTGACTGTCCGTTTATCAAGTTCCAATCTAAAAAAACAGGATGCAAAACATGAAATAAAACATACATTGTAATGGCATTAGAGCCAAATACAACGCCCATTTTAGTTCCTTTTTTATAACCTAAATAATCTATTAAGAATACAGATGCAGCAAGAGTAAGCATCGCAAAGCCACCAGCATACAATACAAAAGAACTAGACCAAATATTTTTGTTTAAAGGAAAATGCCAACTCCATACAATACCAATTAATAAAGCAGTAAAGCCTAAAAAGAAAAGCCACATTATTTTTTCTGGGAGTGTTTTTTTGGAAGTTAAAAGCGTTCCTGTTAGCATTCCTAAAATTCCGGTAACAATTGCAGGAAATGTACTAAAGAATCCCTCTGGAACCCATTGGCCTTTTGTAAGATTTAAAACATAAGAGTCTATCCAATGTGCTACATTTTTCCCAGGTTCTAAAATGCCGGTTCCTAAATTAGGAATAGGTATAAAATACATACATAACCAATAACCAACTAAAATAACAATTCCCGTATATAGTTGTTGTTTCCAATGGGTATGTAAAAATAGAAATGCACAGACTACATAGACAATAGAAATTCTAGCAAGAACACCAGTATAACCAATTCCAGACCACCCATAATTTAAAAAGTCGAAGTTTGGAAAAAGGTTTAAAAGTATGCCCACAGCCATAATTTTTAAAAAGCGTAAAATTATTTTAGGGTAAAGTGCTTTAGTTGAGGTTCCTTTGTCTTTTTTATTCCCAAGAGAAATGGCAATAGCAATGCCCACAATAAAAATAAAAAATGGAAATATTAGATCAGTAGGTGTAGTGTTGTTCCAGGCAGCATGTGTCACGGGTAAATATACATGTTCCCAAGTTGCAGGCGTGCTTACCAAAATCATGGCAGCTATGGTATAGCCGCGCATAACATCTAAGGCTAAAATTCTATTTTTCATTTTTGTATTTAGGATTTAAAGTAGCTTGTTTGGCCTGCATGGATTGTTGCAATTCGTGCAATTTTAAACTAAGCGCTTTTACTTTTTCTGGGTTGCTACTAGAAAGGTCTTGTTTTTCTCCTATGTCAGTTCTTAAATTATAGAGTTCTTTTGTGTTGGTTTCGTAAAACTCGATAAGTTTCCAATCTCCTTGTTTTATGGCTGCTCCAGGCGTCCAGCCACTACCATGGTAATGTGGATAGTGCCAAAAAAGCTCTTTTCTTTTTAATTTGTATTTAGCATTTTTTAAAATTGGACTCAAATCCTTACCATCTACTATGTGATTGGAATTCAATGAAATTTTAGCCAAAGAAGTTATCGTTGAATAAAAATCATGGCTTACAACAGGTTCGTTACTTATTTGGTTTTCTTTGTTAAAATGTGTGGGTTTTATAAGTAATGGTACACGAATACCTCCTTCATACAACCACCCTTTCCCCGCTCTTAATGGTGAAACAGATGTTGGTGCTACTTGCAAATATCCTTTTTGTATGGTTGCCAAACCGCCATTGTCTGAAGTGAAAATAATGGTTGTATTCTCATATAGTTTTTTCTCTTTTAATTTAGCAATAAGTTTACCAATATTCTTATCCATCGCGTAAACCATAGAGGCATAATTGGGGTTTAATTGATTTAAGGTTGTAAAACCTTTACCTTCTTTTTCTTGTTGAATTTCTTGATTTTTTAAAGTTTTTAATTTGTCTTGAAATTTCTTAAGATATTTTTTATTTGCTTGAATAGGTGTGTGTACCGTGTAATAATTTAGATAAAGAAAAAATGGTTTGTAGCTAATGGTATCTAAAAATGAGGTAGATTCATTGGTTAGCCTATCCGTTAAATATTCTCCAATTGGGCCATCTTTTAATTTAGGGTTTTTATAAGGCGAATAATAACCTCCAGGAGGATGCCCAACATGGTTACCAGCAATATTGGTTTTAAACCCTTGATTTTCTGGAAAAAAACCTTCGTCTCCTAAATGCCATTTTCCTGCAAAAAAAGTTTCGTACCCATCTTTTTGTAATATTTCTGCAATGGTAACTTCGTTTAAGGGCAAACTATCTAAATCTTTAGGACCCAATAATTTTCTGTTTTTTGGGTCGTTTCCAGGAATCCAATCTGTTATATTTAATCTGGCAGGATGTTTACCAGTTAAAATAGAGGCTCTGGTGGGAGAACAAATTGATGCTGAAGCATAAGCATTTGTAAATTGCACACTGTTTTTACTTAAGGCATCAATATTTGGTGTTTCGTAAAAGGTACTTCCATTATAACCAACATCCATCCAGCCTAAATCATCAACCAAAATAAACAAGAAATTTTGTTTGTTTTTAAGTGGTGTTTTTTTCTTTATTGACGAACAAGAAGTAAGTGTAAAAATTATAATTATTGCCGAAAGATATTTTTTTAGAAATTGCATTTTTTTGATATTTTATAAGTTTACCTCGCAAAAATATTATTTAATCTACTTTTTTTTGCCATAAAACCCATAAGATGGCTTTCTATTGAGGCGTATATAGTTGAAGCTAATAAAGAAGCATCTTTTTTAGAAACGGTTTGCAACCAATTTTTTACCAAACGCCAATCGCCACCTCCATGACCATGACCTTGGTAATCTTTTACATCTTTATGCACATTCCATTCACTTTGTTTCCTTGTTCTAAAATTTGTGTGAACAAATAAATTTTCGCATATCTCCAGAAATATCTCCCATAGATGTTTGGCAGTTACAATTCCTATGCGTTGGCTATTTCTATGCGTGAAATGGTAACTTTTGGTAATTTTTTTACCTCCAATATTCCTCATGTAATAGGGGTAATAGGTATCTCTATATTTATTTATATGCGGATTATGTGTACAGGAACCATCCCAAAATTGCTGAGCTCTTGCAGGTAATGCTGTTTTTTTATGGATAAAAGGGCCACAGGTTTTTTTCGCAACAGCTACAGCAATTTCACTATGTGTTAACCAACCTAAAAAGGTTGTGCTTTTCGGCCATCTGGCGTACAATAAGTCATACAAACCATTGGGATCTTTTGTGACAGAACCACTCCAAATAAACCAATTTTTATCTTTTAGAATGTTTTTAAAATGTAGCTTTTGTAGCATTTTGCCTATTGGTGTTTCAGCTTCAATATATTTATTTTTAGAAGTAAAAAATTTAAACCAAGGTATGGTTAAGCCTATAGTGGTGCCTGTTATTTTTTGAAAGCTTTTTCTTCTATCCATATTTTAATAAAATATTTTAGACTTATTTATGTTTATTCTTTTATTATGGCAATCTCATCAATAACTAAATCTTTACTCTTCAATTTTAATTTTAACACCCCATCTTGGCTATCTTCACGCATGATATGGTATTTTATAAGTCCGTTGTTGTTTACTTTTTTGTTTGATGTTGTACGACCTTCAAAATTAATAAATTCAATATTTTTGGTGTTTTTTAATTTAAGGTAGAATGTACCTAAAATACCTTTTGGGCAATTAATTACCAAACTGGTTTCGTTGCTATTCCAACCCTCTTTATTTTGATGTTTTGTAGTAACGGTATAGTTAGAATTGAATAAAAGAAGAGATTGATCGTTATCTTTTTTCCATGCTATATTAGCGTTTTCTTTTAGTTTTCCGGAAGCTTTTATATAAACAATAGGGTCTTTATATTGTTTAGGAATGGTTACATTATTTGTTGAAGCGGTAAGTGAAAATAAGCCAGACAACCATTCTTTAGATACAGAAGTTGTTGGGTCGAAATTTTTAGAATTCATGTATTTTAGTAAGCTGAATTTTAATTGTTGAGTTGCAGGAGAAGTGTTATTAGTAATATCGAAACCAGAAACCATTAATTTTCCTTTACCAACTTTTAATTCGAATAGAATGCCCATTTTATTATTTCTATGAAAATCGTCTATGGGTTGAGCTATAGGTATGTAGTTTGCAGGTAATTCATTCAAAACGAAGGCTTTTGAGTTTTTACTAATGGGTTCCCATTGCCAATCGCTATGAAAATTGGTTGGAAATTTAGAAAACGCGTTATTTTTGTGATCAACTAACAAGCCAATATTTGTTTTTCCTTGTCCAGAAAAATAAGTTAGCGACCAATACAGAGAATAAAAATCAAATTTTACACTGGTTTTTGTGGAACCTAATTTAGAAGCATTCAGTAATACCGATTTTCCTTCTTCCAAGGCTTTTAAGGTGGTTTCATCAAAAGAATTGGTTTCTAAAACAGTGTTATTTACTACTTTTGGCGTTTTTTTAGGAAACACCCAAACATTCCAATCATTTTTAAATTCTGTACCTTCAATAGCAATTTCTATTTTTAATTGAGTTGCTTTTTTAATTGTTTGTAGTGAAAATTGATGTGTGCCCACAGACGTTACTGTTCCATTTTTAATTGTTTTGTTCATTAGTCTTTCTGAAAATAAAATCTTGTTAGTTTCATCAGAAACACTATATACAATCGTTTTATCTTTTAAATCATGTTTATTATAATGAGAAATTTCAGATGTAACGGTTAAGGTTTCATCATTTGTAAAAACAAATTTTTCAAACCTTGCCAAAGGTACAGTAGTATTAAAGTGCTTTCTAAATTCTTTAGGTGTTGTAATGTTTTTAGAATCCCAAAAAGCATCTAACCAGCCAATTAAAGCTTCTCCCTGACCAGGGTAATCGTTAATGCCTAATAATTGAATTCCTGCACAACTCGGCGTTCTTAAAAAAGACTCGATTTCATATTTGTATAAAAGTTGATTTAAAGCTCCTGATGCCAACTGAAAGTCTCTCGATTGGTTTTCAATACCATTTTTGCGAGCTTGTTCTCTAAAGGCTTCAAAATTTCTAGCTTTTAAAGCTCCCGTATATTTTTTAATTTCTTCCCAATTTGGGTACACAGGCCATTGCCCAATTTCATGTGCAATAATGGGAATGTTATTTGGACCATATACATTTTCATAATCCCAATTTGTACTAGGTTTTAGGGTACCTCTTACCAAACCTACACCGTCTATAAAATGTGTGGCAGCATAATCGCAATGTTTGGTTATTTTTCTTGCGGTAGATACTGCATATAATCTTCTCGGGTCACGTTTTTTTAATTCGCCAATCCATTTATCAGTAACATCAAAATCGGCACTTCCTAATTCGTTTCCGATACCGAACATTATAAAAGAAGGGTGGTTTCCGTAAGTATCTATAACACGATCCATTTCTGCACGAATAAATTTATCTCGTTCAGGAGATTTTCCAACACCAACAGTGTTTTTCATCCACCAGTCTATCCAAACACTTGCTTCTGCTTGAATATAAATACCTAATTTATCGGCAGCTACAAAAGCAGCTTCTGGCGGACACCAAGAATGAAAACGGACATGATTCAGTCCATAATCTTTATATATTTTAAAAATACGTTCCCAATCTTCGACTTTGCAAGAAGGATAGCCAGTTAGTGGAAAATGAACATTGTCTAAATTTCCTCTTAAAAAAATAGGCATATTATTGATATTTATTTTAGTACCATCTTGACTTACCTTTCTTAATCCAAACGACTCTGTAGAAGAGGCTATAACTTTATGATCAACCTCTAAACTTGTTTTTAATTCGTATAAATTTGGTGTGAATTCACTCCATGGTTTTACTGCTTTATTTAAAGAAATTTTAAATGCTTTTTCGAATTCATTACCAGTTTTTTTAGAGGTAAGCACAATTTCGCCTGTTTCTAAATTAGAAATCACAAAATTTATTGTTGCTTTTTGTGGCAACTGTCCTCGAATATTTAATTTTACTGAAATTTCATCTCCATCAAAATTACCAGAAATCGTTGTTTTTTCAATATGAAGATTATTTTTAGCAATGAGTTCCATTCTGCCCACAATACCATTCCATAAGGTTTGTGTATGCTCTGTGTAAGCGTGACCTTTTTTACCAATGTCGTGAATCATTTCATTGTTTACACGAATAGTTAATGTATGGTTTCCTGGAGTTAAATTTCCTAAATTATGAATATGAGGCGTACCCAAAGCATCTTTGGTATCTTTTTCGATACCATCTACATACACTTTAGACTCCCACAATACACGCTCTAAAAACAATTCAATTTTTTTATTTTTCCATTTTTTAGGAATTTCTATATTTTTAGAATAGTACGCTCGACCAACATATTTGTAATTAGGAGTTAACATAGCAGTATCTGCAACTATAGTTTTAACCCCATACCCATTTTCATTTAATGATCCTGGAAGTTGTAGCGTGTTTTCTGAAATTAACTCTTTTGGAAGTCCTTTATTTAAAGAGTCTAAAAAAACGTTCCACGTTCCTGAAAGGTCTTTTACCATGGAGTTGTTTTTTGTGGAGCAACTATAAAAGAAAGTAAATAGAACGATAACAGCAAGAGAATAAGAGAGTTGGTTTTTTTTAAACATACTTATTTGTTGAAATTTTAATGATTCTTTCAAAAATATTTCTTTTTCAAAAAAATAAGGTTTAAATATTGGTTTATGAGGTACGAATAATAATTTTTTAAACTTTCTAAGAAAATAATTAGCTTATTAATTATAATTCTTTTCCAATTAATAAATGTTTTGTCGCTTTTAACTTAAACCGATAATCGAACAATTAAGACCAAAAAGAAAA
Coding sequences:
- a CDS encoding sugar-binding domain-containing protein encodes the protein MVKDLSGTWNVFLDSLNKGLPKELISENTLQLPGSLNENGYGVKTIVADTAMLTPNYKYVGRAYYSKNIEIPKKWKNKKIELFLERVLWESKVYVDGIEKDTKDALGTPHIHNLGNLTPGNHTLTIRVNNEMIHDIGKKGHAYTEHTQTLWNGIVGRMELIAKNNLHIEKTTISGNFDGDEISVKLNIRGQLPQKATINFVISNLETGEIVLTSKKTGNEFEKAFKISLNKAVKPWSEFTPNLYELKTSLEVDHKVIASSTESFGLRKVSQDGTKININNMPIFLRGNLDNVHFPLTGYPSCKVEDWERIFKIYKDYGLNHVRFHSWCPPEAAFVAADKLGIYIQAEASVWIDWWMKNTVGVGKSPERDKFIRAEMDRVIDTYGNHPSFIMFGIGNELGSADFDVTDKWIGELKKRDPRRLYAVSTARKITKHCDYAATHFIDGVGLVRGTLKPSTNWDYENVYGPNNIPIIAHEIGQWPVYPNWEEIKKYTGALKARNFEAFREQARKNGIENQSRDFQLASGALNQLLYKYEIESFLRTPSCAGIQLLGINDYPGQGEALIGWLDAFWDSKNITTPKEFRKHFNTTVPLARFEKFVFTNDETLTVTSEISHYNKHDLKDKTIVYSVSDETNKILFSERLMNKTIKNGTVTSVGTHQFSLQTIKKATQLKIEIAIEGTEFKNDWNVWVFPKKTPKVVNNTVLETNSFDETTLKALEEGKSVLLNASKLGSTKTSVKFDFYSLYWSLTYFSGQGKTNIGLLVDHKNNAFSKFPTNFHSDWQWEPISKNSKAFVLNELPANYIPIAQPIDDFHRNNKMGILFELKVGKGKLMVSGFDITNNTSPATQQLKFSLLKYMNSKNFDPTTSVSKEWLSGLFSLTASTNNVTIPKQYKDPIVYIKASGKLKENANIAWKKDNDQSLLLFNSNYTVTTKHQNKEGWNSNETSLVINCPKGILGTFYLKLKNTKNIEFINFEGRTTSNKKVNNNGLIKYHIMREDSQDGVLKLKLKSKDLVIDEIAIIKE